From the Archangium lipolyticum genome, one window contains:
- a CDS encoding Ig-like domain-containing protein, with the protein MLFTTLPVWLVGAHLTAAVLGLYTSAPKVTIVQTARAAPDSEAMIIEVRADDGRLGSGVRQVEFQVDSTSGTWKPLSLDSSSMTYKGTWTPEALTEGNHQIYVRATDNTGNPRTVHVTVEVSAPGSVFSAG; encoded by the coding sequence TTGCTGTTCACGACGCTCCCGGTGTGGCTGGTGGGCGCGCATCTGACGGCCGCGGTGCTCGGCCTGTATACGTCGGCGCCGAAGGTCACCATCGTCCAGACGGCACGGGCCGCGCCGGACAGCGAAGCGATGATCATCGAGGTCCGGGCGGATGACGGACGCCTGGGCTCGGGGGTGCGCCAGGTGGAGTTCCAGGTCGACTCCACCTCGGGGACATGGAAGCCGCTGTCGCTGGACTCGAGCTCCATGACCTACAAGGGCACCTGGACGCCCGAGGCCCTGACGGAGGGCAACCACCAGATCTATGTCCGCGCCACGGACAACACGGGCAACCCGCGCACCGTGCACGTCACGGTGGAGGTGTCCGCACCTGGAAGTGTCTTCAGCGCCGGGTGA
- a CDS encoding energy transducer TonB produces MSHSRTVSWVSSMLHAVLLACVPSASDDRPSPPERPVESPLPVSEPGEELADDGVLGNGFAGEEVTRCDFSGMTPPEMLSGAAVRYTPEALAARVSGRVIARCTITREGAVEHCRILVGRPFMDEAVIEALESRRYRPVLYQGKPISVSYTFSVKLQLP; encoded by the coding sequence GTGAGCCACTCCCGCACCGTCTCCTGGGTGTCCTCGATGCTGCACGCGGTCCTGCTGGCCTGCGTGCCGAGCGCCTCGGACGACCGCCCCTCCCCGCCTGAACGCCCCGTCGAGAGCCCGCTCCCCGTGAGTGAGCCCGGTGAGGAGCTCGCCGACGACGGCGTGCTGGGAAACGGCTTCGCCGGGGAGGAGGTGACTCGCTGTGATTTCTCCGGCATGACCCCGCCGGAGATGCTCTCCGGTGCGGCGGTTCGCTACACGCCAGAGGCCCTGGCTGCCCGCGTCAGCGGCCGGGTCATCGCCCGCTGCACCATCACCCGGGAAGGCGCGGTCGAGCACTGCCGCATCCTCGTGGGACGGCCTTTCATGGACGAGGCTGTCATCGAAGCCCTGGAGAGCCGCCGCTACCGCCCGGTGCTCTACCAGGGCAAGCCCATCAGCGTGTCCTACACCTTCAGCGTGAAGCTCCAGCTGCCCTGA
- a CDS encoding ABC transporter ATP-binding protein — protein sequence MADTLVVDLEKRFPGGPTVRAALELRATPGRVAVLFGPSGAGKTTVLRCLAGLERADRGRILFHGEPWWDAGIRVDLPPQRRRVGYLFQDYALFPHLTAEQNVQYGLAHLSQAERRERSRSLFALLRLEGLEGRRPRELSGGQQQRVALARALAIRPRLLLLDEPLSALDAPSREQLRGELRRTLRELGVPTVVVTHDRLEALALGDDLVAMEGGRVCQVGPVADVFNHPADLSVARMTGIETVLPGKVLRREEGLATVAVGPHQLTALEPTPGGDTVFVCIRAEDITLAPPEASPTSARNRLPCTVVSLSPEGALVRVALDAGFPLVARVTRFSCEELGLTEGGPITATFKVPSVRLVPHP from the coding sequence ATGGCCGACACGCTCGTAGTCGACCTGGAGAAGCGCTTCCCCGGAGGCCCCACCGTCCGGGCGGCCCTGGAGCTGCGGGCCACGCCGGGCCGGGTGGCGGTGCTCTTCGGGCCCTCGGGCGCGGGGAAGACGACGGTGCTGCGGTGCCTGGCGGGGCTCGAGCGGGCCGATCGCGGGCGCATCCTCTTCCACGGCGAGCCCTGGTGGGACGCTGGGATCCGCGTGGACCTGCCGCCCCAGCGGCGGCGCGTGGGCTACCTCTTCCAGGACTACGCCCTCTTCCCCCACCTCACCGCGGAGCAGAACGTCCAGTACGGGCTCGCCCACCTGTCCCAGGCCGAGCGCCGCGAGCGCTCGCGCTCCCTCTTCGCGCTGCTGCGCCTGGAGGGGCTGGAGGGACGCCGGCCGCGCGAGCTCTCCGGCGGGCAGCAGCAGCGAGTGGCCCTGGCGCGGGCGCTCGCCATCCGTCCCCGGCTCCTGCTGCTGGACGAGCCCCTGTCCGCGCTGGATGCCCCATCGCGCGAGCAGCTCCGGGGCGAGCTGCGGCGGACGCTCCGGGAGCTGGGAGTGCCCACCGTGGTGGTGACGCACGACAGGCTGGAGGCGCTGGCGCTGGGGGACGATCTGGTGGCCATGGAGGGAGGCCGCGTGTGCCAGGTGGGGCCGGTGGCCGACGTGTTCAACCACCCGGCGGATCTGTCGGTGGCGAGGATGACGGGCATCGAGACGGTGCTCCCGGGCAAGGTGCTGCGGCGCGAGGAGGGACTGGCCACGGTGGCGGTGGGCCCGCACCAGCTGACGGCGCTGGAGCCGACGCCCGGAGGAGACACGGTCTTCGTCTGCATCCGCGCCGAGGACATCACGCTGGCCCCCCCCGAGGCCTCGCCTACCAGCGCGCGCAACCGGCTCCCCTGCACCGTGGTGTCACTCTCTCCCGAGGGCGCCCTGGTCCGCGTGGCGCTCGACGCGGGCTTCCCCCTGGTGGCCCGCGTGACGCGCTTCTCCTGCGAGGAGCTGGGCCTCACCGAGGGTGGGCCCATCACCGCGACCTTCAAGGTGCCCTCGGTGCGGCTCGTCCCTCACCCGTGA
- the modA gene encoding molybdate ABC transporter substrate-binding protein has translation MNAIVKGSLVVGTLLILGAGIAAGLRGGGGSASPEATPSSGAGRKQVLTIAAASDLKFALDEWVQEFRAKNPDADVRVTYGSSGNFSAQIANGAPFDLFLSADVSYPRTLAEQGLVHESGVFLYAVGRIVVWVPKDSALPLEQLGMKALLEPAAKRIAIANPQHAPYGRAAEAAMKSQGIYDTVKDRLVLGENIAQTAQFVQSGSADVGIIALALALAPAMKEQGRYWEVPIDAYPRMEQGGAILARARDVELAKRFRDGLLGEDGRALLKRHGFFLPGQ, from the coding sequence ATGAACGCGATCGTGAAGGGTTCGCTCGTGGTGGGCACCCTGCTCATCCTGGGAGCGGGCATCGCCGCCGGGCTGCGCGGTGGAGGAGGCTCCGCCTCACCGGAAGCAACGCCCTCCTCCGGGGCGGGAAGGAAGCAGGTCCTGACCATTGCCGCGGCGTCGGATCTCAAGTTCGCACTGGACGAGTGGGTCCAGGAGTTCCGCGCGAAGAACCCCGACGCGGACGTGCGGGTGACCTACGGCTCATCGGGCAACTTCTCCGCGCAGATCGCCAACGGCGCGCCCTTCGATCTCTTCCTGTCCGCGGACGTGTCCTATCCGCGCACACTGGCCGAACAGGGCCTGGTGCACGAGAGTGGCGTCTTCCTCTACGCCGTGGGCCGCATCGTGGTGTGGGTGCCGAAGGACTCGGCGCTGCCCCTGGAGCAGCTCGGGATGAAGGCGCTGCTGGAACCCGCCGCGAAGCGCATCGCCATTGCCAATCCCCAGCACGCGCCCTATGGCCGCGCGGCCGAGGCCGCCATGAAGAGCCAGGGCATCTACGACACCGTCAAGGACCGGCTGGTGCTCGGGGAGAACATCGCGCAGACCGCGCAGTTCGTGCAGAGCGGCTCCGCGGACGTGGGCATCATCGCCCTGGCGCTCGCGCTGGCCCCGGCCATGAAGGAGCAGGGCCGTTACTGGGAGGTACCGATCGACGCATACCCGCGCATGGAGCAGGGCGGCGCCATCCTCGCGCGGGCCCGGGACGTGGAGCTCGCGAAGCGGTTTCGTGATGGCCTGCTCGGCGAGGACGGCCGCGCGCTCTTGAAGCGCCACGGCTTCTTCCTCCCGGGACAATGA
- a CDS encoding response regulator transcription factor — translation MNTPSSAPTRPSILVVEDDANLRIGLRDNLQDEGYEVAVATHAREAEPLLAQRAFDLLILDVMLPGEDGYSFCRRLRASGVQTMVLMLTARSLEDDIVRGFEAGAQDYLTKPYRLRELLARVGALVRRAGGAPPQVMTFSGFHLDLGKRTLSRADGNVIDLTRTEFDLLAFLLKHRDRALTRGEILDAVWGRDVIVDPRTVDNFVSNLKKKLGWTSASSFTIHTIRGVGYRMELESMTKP, via the coding sequence ATGAACACGCCGAGCAGCGCCCCTACCCGCCCCTCCATCCTCGTCGTCGAGGACGACGCGAACCTGCGGATCGGCCTGCGGGACAACCTGCAGGACGAAGGTTACGAGGTGGCCGTGGCCACCCACGCCCGCGAGGCCGAGCCCCTGCTGGCCCAGCGAGCCTTCGACCTGCTCATCCTCGACGTCATGCTCCCGGGCGAGGACGGCTACTCCTTCTGCCGCAGGCTGCGCGCCAGTGGCGTGCAGACCATGGTGCTGATGCTCACCGCGCGCTCGCTCGAGGACGACATCGTCCGCGGCTTCGAGGCGGGCGCCCAGGACTACCTCACCAAGCCCTACCGGCTGCGCGAGCTGCTCGCCCGGGTGGGGGCCCTGGTACGCCGGGCGGGCGGCGCGCCCCCCCAGGTCATGACCTTCTCCGGCTTCCACCTGGACCTCGGCAAGCGCACCCTCTCCCGGGCCGACGGGAACGTCATCGACCTGACCCGCACCGAGTTCGACCTGCTCGCCTTCCTGCTCAAGCACCGGGACCGCGCCCTCACCCGGGGGGAGATCCTCGACGCCGTCTGGGGGCGGGACGTCATCGTGGACCCGCGCACCGTGGACAACTTCGTCTCCAACCTGAAGAAGAAGCTCGGCTGGACGAGCGCCTCCTCCTTCACCATCCACACCATTCGCGGGGTGGGGTACCGCATGGAGCTCGAGTCCATGACGAAACCATGA
- the modB gene encoding molybdate ABC transporter permease subunit codes for MDWAAIALSLRLAAWTTGILLVLGLPIAWWLASSRWRWKFLVEAVVALPLVLPPTVLGFYLLLALGPRSPLGRGFESLTGHTLPFSFEGLLLASVLYNLPFAVQPFTAALASVDRRLIEASWCLGVSRFQTFVRVVLPLSATGILSGMVLTFAHTLGEFGVVLMVGGNLEGRTRTAAISIYDAVQALDYTSAGNTALLLLVFSFIVLALTYGLQRRVWAPWPTRS; via the coding sequence GTGGATTGGGCCGCCATCGCGCTGAGCCTGCGCCTCGCCGCATGGACGACGGGCATCCTCCTGGTGCTGGGCCTGCCCATCGCCTGGTGGCTGGCCAGCTCTCGCTGGCGTTGGAAGTTCCTCGTGGAGGCCGTGGTGGCGCTGCCGCTGGTGCTCCCTCCCACGGTGCTGGGCTTCTACCTGCTGCTGGCACTCGGCCCGCGCAGCCCCCTGGGCCGCGGCTTCGAGTCGCTCACCGGGCACACCCTCCCCTTCAGCTTCGAGGGCCTGTTGCTGGCCTCGGTGCTCTACAACCTGCCCTTCGCGGTGCAGCCCTTCACCGCGGCCCTCGCCAGCGTGGATCGCCGCCTCATCGAGGCCTCCTGGTGCCTGGGGGTCTCGCGCTTCCAGACGTTCGTCCGCGTCGTGCTGCCCCTGTCCGCCACCGGCATCCTCTCCGGCATGGTCCTCACGTTCGCGCACACGCTGGGCGAGTTCGGCGTGGTGTTGATGGTGGGCGGCAACCTGGAGGGCCGCACGCGCACGGCCGCCATCTCCATCTATGACGCGGTGCAGGCGCTGGACTACACGTCCGCGGGCAACACGGCGCTGCTGCTGCTCGTCTTCTCGTTCATCGTGCTGGCCCTCACCTACGGGCTCCAGCGCAGGGTGTGGGCACCATGGCCGACACGCTCGTAG
- a CDS encoding energy transducer TonB → MFQSVINQPGLRAGRFGTGMWVSLMVHAGVFGGMLGLTGKAVEQIKEDPVLTFEIPRPPKGNPIPPKAVQQPVTPKPKKPKTELVQPKKIPPPPPETQPVAEPPPTPDEPETAANDLPYVPGSHPDGVEKGGVPGAPAIAAMMLTNTPEGTGEEVIPFGAGMTPPQLISEGAPIQYTREAVEARVSGLVIARCTITREGDIENCRIIKGLPHMDDAVLSSLTTRRYRPVSFQGRNVSVSYIFNVKIRMP, encoded by the coding sequence ATGTTCCAGTCGGTCATCAATCAGCCAGGGTTGAGGGCAGGTCGTTTCGGGACAGGGATGTGGGTGTCCTTGATGGTGCACGCGGGCGTGTTCGGCGGCATGCTGGGCCTGACGGGCAAGGCGGTGGAGCAGATCAAGGAAGATCCCGTGCTCACCTTCGAAATCCCCCGGCCGCCCAAGGGCAACCCGATCCCTCCCAAGGCCGTGCAGCAGCCGGTGACGCCCAAGCCCAAGAAGCCCAAGACCGAGCTGGTCCAGCCCAAGAAGATCCCCCCGCCGCCTCCAGAGACACAGCCGGTGGCCGAGCCGCCTCCCACCCCGGACGAGCCGGAGACCGCCGCCAATGACCTCCCCTACGTCCCGGGCAGCCATCCCGACGGCGTCGAGAAGGGAGGCGTCCCCGGAGCGCCGGCCATCGCCGCGATGATGCTGACCAACACCCCAGAGGGGACCGGCGAGGAGGTCATCCCCTTCGGCGCCGGCATGACCCCCCCGCAGCTCATCTCCGAAGGTGCGCCCATCCAGTACACGCGGGAAGCCGTCGAGGCCCGGGTCAGCGGCCTGGTCATCGCCCGCTGCACCATCACCCGCGAGGGCGACATCGAGAACTGCCGCATCATCAAGGGGCTGCCCCACATGGACGACGCGGTGCTCTCGTCCCTGACGACCCGCCGCTACCGCCCGGTGAGCTTCCAGGGCAGGAACGTCAGCGTGTCCTATATCTTCAATGTGAAGATCCGCATGCCCTGA